One genomic segment of Streptomyces sp. RKND-216 includes these proteins:
- a CDS encoding sugar transferase, whose translation MTMESTGADALPADLERRDGHREKTRAVEPAPGGPGIPEPRSGPRRPGGAARRGRGALAALVAADCLAATAAALLAGSGTHAAVLDLAPAVLTLIALHQQGGLYRCGPHRTALGELPALLWRAALAWSAATTVVAAVRPEPTLGWTGLVSLVAVHVALAALLRGALYAWRRRRQRHNPRSALVVGPESAGHRVAAVLHEHPEYGMWPVGLVVPPSAAQALTPPGVHGSGLPVPVLTAAEDVTRAVVQNAVCDAVLTRPAQADPDTAALVRLFRTLGCTVWVVDGETVAGEVAWRTAETGHVWGFPCARLDPPPRRSAARVAKRGLDLAVAALALVVSAPVLAACGLAVRCSDGPGVLFRQERVGAHGRPFVMLKFRTLRPANAHESATRWNVAHDRRMSGVGRFLRRTSLDELPQLWNVLRGDMSLVGPRPERPYFVQQFSTAHPGYAARDRMPVGITGLAQIHGLRGDTSIEDRARFDNHYIETWSFWQDVQILLRTAGSVFRLGGS comes from the coding sequence ATGACGATGGAGAGCACCGGGGCCGACGCCCTGCCCGCCGACCTCGAGAGACGCGACGGGCACCGGGAGAAGACGCGTGCCGTCGAGCCGGCCCCTGGGGGCCCCGGCATCCCCGAGCCCCGCAGCGGCCCCCGGCGGCCGGGCGGCGCCGCCCGGCGCGGGCGGGGCGCGCTCGCGGCCCTGGTCGCCGCCGACTGTCTCGCCGCGACCGCCGCCGCCCTGCTCGCGGGGAGCGGCACGCACGCCGCCGTCCTGGACCTCGCTCCCGCCGTGCTCACGTTGATCGCGCTGCATCAGCAGGGCGGGCTGTACCGCTGCGGGCCGCACCGCACCGCGCTCGGCGAACTCCCCGCCCTGCTCTGGCGGGCCGCCCTCGCCTGGAGCGCCGCCACCACCGTGGTGGCGGCCGTGCGCCCCGAACCGACCCTCGGCTGGACGGGATTGGTGTCCCTCGTGGCCGTGCACGTCGCCCTGGCGGCGCTGCTGCGCGGGGCGCTGTACGCCTGGCGTCGGCGGCGGCAGCGGCACAACCCGCGCTCCGCCCTGGTCGTCGGCCCCGAGTCCGCCGGGCACCGGGTCGCCGCCGTCCTGCACGAGCATCCCGAGTACGGCATGTGGCCCGTCGGCCTGGTGGTGCCCCCCTCCGCGGCGCAGGCCCTCACGCCCCCCGGCGTCCACGGCTCCGGCCTTCCCGTTCCGGTGTTGACGGCGGCGGAGGACGTCACGCGCGCCGTCGTCCAGAACGCGGTGTGCGACGCGGTGCTGACCCGCCCCGCGCAGGCCGACCCCGACACCGCCGCGCTGGTACGACTCTTCCGCACCCTCGGCTGCACGGTGTGGGTCGTCGACGGCGAGACCGTCGCGGGCGAGGTCGCGTGGCGGACGGCGGAGACGGGCCACGTGTGGGGGTTTCCCTGTGCCCGGCTGGACCCGCCGCCCCGGCGGAGTGCGGCACGCGTGGCCAAACGCGGACTCGACCTGGCCGTCGCCGCGCTGGCGCTGGTCGTCTCCGCCCCCGTGCTGGCGGCGTGCGGGCTCGCCGTCCGGTGCTCCGACGGGCCCGGTGTCCTCTTCCGGCAGGAACGCGTCGGCGCCCACGGGCGGCCGTTCGTGATGCTGAAGTTCCGCACCCTGCGGCCCGCGAACGCGCACGAGTCGGCCACCCGCTGGAACGTCGCCCACGACCGGCGCATGAGCGGCGTCGGCCGCTTCCTCCGCCGCACCTCGCTCGACGAACTCCCGCAGCTGTGGAACGTGCTGCGCGGCGACATGAGCCTGGTCGGACCGCGCCCCGAACGCCCTTACTTCGTCCAGCAGTTCAGCACGGCACATCCCGGATACGCGGCCCGCGACCGGATGCCCGTCGGCATCACCGGCCTCGCCCAGATCCACGGCCTGCGCGGCGACACCTCCATCGAGGACCGCGCCCGGTTCGACAACCACTACATCGAGACCTGGTCGTTCTGGCAGGACGTCCAGATCCTGCTGCGCACCGCCGGGTCCGTCTTCCGCCTGGGAGGGAGCTGA
- a CDS encoding glycosyltransferase family 4 protein encodes MQEQQSKDRPCTVLHVVQPVDGGVARVVADLARAQLANGLRVVAACPSQGGLATTLAAHGAEVHSWEAGREPGAALPRETAGFARIIRRTAPDLVHAHSAKAGLAVRLALRGRLPTVFQPHAWSFEAVTGLPAHLALHWERRAARWAARVVCVSEAERRRGRSAGIRARWTVIPNGVDTARFTPVTPPEAARARHRLAPCAVGTGGVFDLSGAPLVVCVGRLCRQKGQDLLLRAWPAVTSRSPGARLVLVGDGPDRERLRAVAPAGVLFAGACPDPAPWYAAADLVVQPSRWEGMALAPLEAMACGRPVLLTDVAGARESLPPGHDASCLVPPEDPDGLGAGLVRLLADPALRISLGEQAGRHVRATRDITVTTAAVEALYRELTGQPHRDRDREELISR; translated from the coding sequence GTGCAGGAACAGCAGTCCAAGGACCGGCCGTGCACCGTCCTGCACGTCGTCCAGCCCGTCGACGGCGGGGTCGCCCGCGTGGTGGCGGACCTGGCCCGCGCCCAGCTCGCCAACGGTCTCCGCGTCGTCGCCGCCTGCCCGTCGCAGGGCGGACTCGCCACCACGCTCGCCGCGCACGGAGCCGAGGTGCACTCCTGGGAGGCCGGCCGCGAACCCGGCGCGGCACTGCCCCGGGAGACGGCCGGGTTCGCCCGCATCATCCGGCGCACCGCCCCCGACCTGGTCCACGCGCACAGCGCCAAGGCCGGGCTGGCCGTACGTCTGGCGCTGCGCGGCCGGCTGCCCACCGTCTTCCAGCCGCACGCCTGGTCGTTCGAGGCCGTCACCGGACTCCCCGCACACCTCGCCCTGCACTGGGAGCGCCGCGCGGCGCGCTGGGCCGCCCGGGTGGTCTGCGTCAGCGAGGCGGAGCGACGACGCGGCCGCTCCGCCGGAATCCGCGCCCGCTGGACGGTGATCCCCAACGGGGTCGACACCGCACGGTTCACGCCCGTCACCCCGCCCGAGGCGGCGCGCGCCCGGCACCGCCTGGCGCCGTGCGCGGTCGGGACGGGCGGCGTCTTCGACCTCTCCGGCGCGCCCCTGGTCGTGTGCGTGGGCCGGCTCTGCCGTCAGAAGGGCCAGGACCTGCTGCTGCGGGCCTGGCCCGCCGTCACCTCGCGGTCGCCCGGCGCCCGTCTGGTCCTCGTCGGCGACGGCCCCGACCGAGAGCGGCTGCGCGCCGTCGCCCCCGCCGGGGTGTTGTTCGCGGGAGCCTGCCCGGACCCGGCCCCCTGGTACGCGGCGGCCGATCTCGTCGTGCAGCCGTCCCGCTGGGAGGGAATGGCCCTCGCACCGCTGGAGGCCATGGCCTGCGGCCGCCCGGTGCTGCTCACCGACGTCGCCGGAGCCCGCGAATCCCTGCCCCCGGGGCACGACGCCTCATGCCTGGTACCGCCCGAGGACCCGGACGGGCTGGGCGCCGGGCTTGTCCGGCTGCTGGCGGACCCGGCCCTGCGCATCTCCCTCGGCGAACAGGCCGGCCGCCACGTACGCGCGACCCGCGACATCACGGTGACGACCGCCGCCGTCGAGGCCCTCTACCGCGAACTGACCGGCCAGCCGCACCGCGACCGCGACCGCGAGGAACTGATCAGCCGATGA
- a CDS encoding S1 family peptidase, protein MKVRPPVSTQTVKRGKGIAALATGLVAAVVLTSPTATAAPAPAPSERATPEAAMAVAETLGSAQTGGAYKADSGRMVVTITDKADAAKVEKAGAVAKVVKHSQAELARAAKAIEHQADVKGTAWSVDPVSNTLSVAADSTVDAKEMATLRKVAADFDGAVTIERTKGEFTKLIRGGDAIYMSTGGRCSAGFNARIGSTYYVITAGHCTEGYPNFSGIGPTAASSFPGDDYGVIRNDSSSTPGVVNLYNGSTRDITGVGNAYVNQYVQRSGSTTGLHSGYVTGLNATVNYGGGDVVYGMIRTNVCAEPGDSGGSLFAGNTALGMTSGGSGNCSSGGTTFFQPVTEVTNRYGLVVY, encoded by the coding sequence GTGAAGGTCAGACCCCCTGTCTCGACACAGACCGTCAAGCGCGGCAAGGGCATAGCCGCCCTCGCGACCGGCCTCGTCGCCGCAGTCGTCCTGACATCGCCCACCGCCACCGCGGCCCCCGCTCCGGCCCCGTCGGAGCGGGCGACCCCTGAGGCCGCCATGGCCGTCGCCGAGACCCTGGGTTCGGCCCAGACCGGCGGCGCCTACAAGGCGGACTCCGGCCGGATGGTCGTCACCATCACCGACAAGGCCGACGCCGCCAAGGTGGAGAAGGCCGGCGCGGTGGCGAAGGTCGTCAAGCACAGCCAGGCCGAACTCGCACGGGCCGCCAAGGCCATCGAGCACCAGGCCGACGTCAAGGGCACCGCCTGGTCCGTCGACCCGGTCTCCAACACGCTGTCCGTCGCGGCCGACAGCACGGTGGACGCCAAGGAGATGGCCACGCTCCGCAAGGTCGCGGCCGACTTCGACGGCGCCGTCACCATCGAGCGGACCAAGGGCGAGTTCACCAAGCTGATCCGCGGCGGCGACGCCATCTACATGTCGACCGGCGGCCGGTGCTCGGCGGGCTTCAACGCCCGCATCGGCAGCACCTACTACGTCATCACCGCCGGTCACTGCACCGAGGGTTACCCCAACTTCTCGGGCATCGGCCCGACGGCGGCGTCCAGCTTCCCCGGTGACGACTACGGCGTCATCCGCAACGACTCCAGCTCCACCCCGGGCGTGGTGAACCTCTACAACGGCAGCACCCGGGACATCACCGGCGTCGGCAACGCCTACGTCAACCAGTACGTGCAGCGCAGCGGCAGCACCACCGGCCTGCACAGCGGGTACGTCACCGGCCTGAACGCCACCGTCAACTACGGCGGCGGCGACGTCGTCTACGGCATGATCCGCACCAACGTGTGCGCCGAGCCCGGCGACAGCGGCGGCTCGCTCTTCGCCGGCAACACCGCACTGGGCATGACCTCCGGCGGAAGCGGCAACTGCTCCTCCGGCGGCACCACGTTCTTCCAGCCGGTCACCGAGGTGACCAACCGGTACGGGCTGGTCGTCTACTGA
- a CDS encoding GntR family transcriptional regulator translates to MEQTRAETPIGARPGPLPASPARGAHVLADDVLPVPPRLPRRHSVRGQVLAALRRALATGELEPGRVYSAPALAEAHGVSPTPVREAMQQLAGEGLVETVPNRGFRVVEHSPRDAAELAEIRLLLEVPVVLRLGATQGRRTWEAVRPLAERTVTAAARGDRAAYAEADRDFHRALLEPAGNRRLVEFAEDVHRRAPAPPVTRGAPTPGLVSAAAEHVALVEALLARDLSAAERILRAHLAPHAAAAPAAWAGTAGSVRSG, encoded by the coding sequence ATGGAGCAGACCCGAGCGGAGACCCCCATAGGGGCCCGGCCCGGACCTCTACCCGCGTCACCCGCCCGCGGCGCGCACGTCCTCGCGGACGACGTGCTTCCGGTGCCCCCGCGGCTGCCCCGCCGGCACTCCGTCCGGGGACAGGTCCTCGCCGCCCTGCGACGGGCCCTCGCCACCGGCGAGCTGGAACCGGGCCGCGTCTACTCCGCGCCCGCGCTCGCCGAGGCCCACGGCGTGTCGCCGACGCCGGTGCGCGAGGCCATGCAGCAGCTCGCGGGCGAGGGGCTGGTGGAGACGGTCCCCAACCGCGGCTTCCGCGTCGTCGAGCACAGCCCCCGCGACGCGGCCGAACTCGCCGAGATCCGCCTGCTGCTGGAAGTGCCCGTAGTGCTGCGTCTCGGGGCCACGCAGGGGCGGCGGACCTGGGAGGCGGTGCGCCCGCTCGCGGAGCGGACCGTCACCGCCGCCGCACGCGGCGACCGTGCGGCCTACGCCGAGGCCGACCGGGATTTCCACCGCGCGCTGCTGGAGCCGGCCGGCAACCGGCGGCTGGTGGAGTTCGCCGAGGACGTGCACCGCCGCGCCCCGGCCCCTCCGGTCACCCGCGGCGCGCCGACCCCCGGACTGGTGTCCGCGGCGGCCGAACACGTCGCGCTGGTCGAGGCGTTGCTGGCCCGGGACCTGTCCGCCGCCGAACGCATCCTGCGCGCCCATCTCGCGCCGCACGCGGCGGCGGCCCCGGCCGCGTGGGCCGGGACCGCCGGTTCCGTGCGTTCCGGGTGA
- a CDS encoding (2Fe-2S)-binding protein, whose product MAVPASASAAAPLAAAVATPATSPFTAAYDRLSAVFPSLQVTETPVLPDGEGWVAAADLAGGGPALDAFLAFDADQVRRDYGQEARPDVIASFGLHRYAWPACLLVTLPWFLHRRVPRIPVGAVALQRALGRLAVHIEEFACLPGDPAARLPGAVVVPDEEALRAEVRAAVADHLGPVLDGFRPRMRRGSRALWGMATDEIAEGLWYLGHLLGEEDRMLEEVGRLLPGGTRPYPGGASFRVLTGPGGEALTTRDRASCCLFYTLRPQDTCVTCPRTCDADRIARLSARG is encoded by the coding sequence ATGGCCGTGCCCGCGTCCGCATCCGCCGCTGCGCCCCTCGCCGCTGCCGTGGCGACGCCTGCGACCTCGCCGTTCACGGCCGCCTACGACCGGCTCTCCGCCGTCTTCCCGTCGCTCCAGGTCACCGAGACGCCGGTGCTGCCGGACGGCGAGGGCTGGGTGGCCGCTGCGGACCTCGCCGGGGGCGGTCCCGCACTGGACGCGTTCCTCGCCTTCGACGCCGACCAGGTGCGCCGCGACTACGGCCAGGAGGCCCGTCCGGACGTGATCGCCAGCTTCGGCCTCCACCGCTACGCGTGGCCGGCCTGCCTGCTGGTGACCCTGCCCTGGTTCCTGCACCGGCGCGTCCCCCGCATCCCGGTCGGCGCGGTCGCGCTCCAGCGGGCCCTGGGGCGGCTGGCCGTGCACATCGAGGAGTTCGCCTGCCTCCCCGGCGACCCGGCCGCCCGGCTTCCCGGTGCCGTCGTCGTGCCGGACGAGGAGGCGCTGCGGGCCGAGGTCCGCGCGGCCGTCGCCGACCATCTGGGACCGGTGCTGGACGGCTTCCGCCCCCGTATGCGGCGCGGCTCCCGCGCCCTGTGGGGCATGGCGACCGACGAGATCGCCGAGGGCCTGTGGTACCTCGGGCACCTGCTGGGCGAGGAGGACCGCATGCTGGAGGAGGTCGGGCGCCTGCTCCCCGGCGGCACCCGCCCCTACCCGGGCGGGGCGTCGTTCCGCGTGCTCACCGGGCCCGGCGGCGAGGCGCTGACCACCCGCGACCGGGCTTCGTGCTGCCTCTTCTACACCCTCCGCCCGCAGGACACCTGCGTCACCTGCCCCCGCACCTGCGACGCCGACCGGATCGCACGCCTGTCCGCACGAGGCTGA
- a CDS encoding DUF2637 domain-containing protein, with product MTLTDMTLNWVLACSVLLVGALIAVFLLARGRKKADEGASGQADSWERMEERRRRKETVYAMASYLLLFCCAAVAAALSFHGLVGFGRQNLNLSGGWEYLVPFGLDGAAMFSAVIAVREASHGDASLGSRLLVWTFAAAAAWFNWVHAPRGDEHAGAPQFFAGMSLSAAILFDRALKQTRRAALREQGLVPRPLPQIRVVRWMRAPRETFRAWSLMLLEGVRTLDEAVDEVRDERRRQEDERARRKEQGRLEKARLKALNRQHRLWHRSGAPGTAPVEVEIGAPSAAGQPRAALQPAAVDVEVEDAPATTPPQPRSSKGVPDASDEEPLSKAANPRLDSLEEKLRDIERSFH from the coding sequence ATGACACTGACCGACATGACGCTGAACTGGGTGCTGGCGTGCTCGGTGCTCCTCGTCGGCGCCCTGATCGCCGTCTTCCTGCTGGCGCGCGGGCGCAAGAAGGCGGACGAAGGCGCCAGCGGCCAGGCCGACTCCTGGGAGCGGATGGAGGAACGCCGTCGCCGCAAGGAGACCGTGTACGCCATGGCGTCGTACCTGCTGCTGTTCTGCTGCGCCGCGGTGGCGGCGGCCCTGTCGTTCCACGGCCTGGTCGGCTTCGGCCGCCAGAACCTCAATTTGTCCGGCGGCTGGGAGTACCTGGTCCCGTTCGGGCTGGACGGCGCCGCGATGTTCTCCGCCGTGATCGCCGTGCGCGAGGCCAGCCACGGAGACGCCTCGCTCGGCTCCCGGCTGCTGGTGTGGACGTTCGCCGCGGCGGCAGCGTGGTTCAACTGGGTGCACGCCCCGCGCGGGGACGAGCACGCGGGCGCGCCGCAGTTCTTCGCCGGCATGTCGCTGTCCGCCGCCATCCTCTTCGACCGGGCGCTGAAACAGACCCGCCGTGCGGCGCTGCGCGAACAGGGCCTGGTGCCGCGGCCGTTGCCGCAGATCCGGGTGGTGCGGTGGATGCGGGCGCCCCGGGAGACGTTCCGCGCCTGGTCGCTGATGCTGCTCGAAGGCGTGCGGACCCTGGACGAGGCCGTCGACGAGGTCCGTGACGAGCGGCGGCGTCAGGAGGACGAGCGCGCCCGGCGCAAGGAGCAGGGCCGGCTGGAGAAGGCACGGCTCAAGGCGTTGAACCGGCAGCACCGGCTGTGGCACCGGAGCGGCGCACCCGGCACGGCGCCGGTGGAGGTGGAGATCGGCGCGCCGAGCGCGGCCGGTCAGCCGCGGGCGGCGCTGCAGCCTGCGGCCGTGGACGTGGAGGTCGAGGACGCCCCGGCGACTACCCCGCCGCAGCCGCGGAGTTCCAAGGGCGTGCCGGACGCGAGCGACGAGGAACCGCTGAGCAAGGCGGCCAACCCCCGGCTGGACTCCCTGGAGGAGAAGCTGCGCGACATCGAGCGGTCCTTCCACTGA
- a CDS encoding protein phosphatase 2C domain-containing protein, translating into MSDQGEADGPRPADVPATGARSGRERGVGGDTWWGRLYDTDAPDTGGSGAADTIDDRFASALAVGASTRGSPDPAPPEEDAPGLVDGAPAPSPAPAPEAPAPLPPRAPAPSSAAPDPVEAVDPLGDAGPPEAVDPAAPVDAVEAADPATDDAAPGDAPPRETVGRPRRAPAPPPSPRPAGRTRWRGMRGAFGAAGRPPVSTGAPRRLLQPPEPGVLADADPGALSDLVPDTVLDGARHASLVLRAVSARGGSARQRGEPRGDALLTACFGTGREALLFVAVAKGGPPGHGGVARGAGSSSVPAGRRAARELCQTIGEAVGRSRARLVEDIATDRRATLSSGLKRLTDRCYGRLRAQAAALSLAPDAYSADLRCLLLPADPDCATRVVFGTGSGGLFRLRDGEWTDLEPVEEHAATPPRWRAAHLPDPRLPQGEGGEEDGAEPGDGAAGRALPPPFRFRVVATEPGDALLLCSAGLAVPLRGDPAFADTLASRWAGAEEPPAPATFLTDVQGPAPAYGDDRTAVAVWQVPTG; encoded by the coding sequence ATGAGCGATCAGGGGGAGGCGGACGGGCCCCGTCCGGCCGACGTGCCCGCAACCGGCGCCCGTTCGGGGCGGGAACGCGGTGTCGGGGGCGACACCTGGTGGGGCAGGCTGTACGACACGGACGCGCCGGACACCGGCGGTTCCGGCGCGGCCGACACCATCGACGACCGGTTCGCCTCCGCCCTCGCGGTAGGCGCCTCCACGAGGGGATCGCCGGACCCGGCCCCTCCCGAAGAGGACGCCCCGGGCTTGGTCGACGGCGCCCCGGCGCCCTCGCCCGCCCCGGCTCCAGAGGCTCCCGCCCCCTTGCCGCCACGCGCCCCTGCGCCGTCATCCGCTGCGCCGGACCCCGTCGAAGCCGTGGACCCGCTGGGCGACGCGGGCCCGCCCGAGGCGGTGGACCCGGCCGCCCCGGTGGACGCCGTCGAGGCCGCCGACCCCGCGACAGACGACGCGGCGCCCGGCGACGCACCGCCCCGCGAGACGGTGGGCCGACCGCGCCGGGCACCTGCCCCGCCGCCCTCCCCGCGTCCCGCCGGCCGCACCCGGTGGCGCGGTATGCGCGGGGCCTTCGGGGCTGCCGGACGGCCGCCCGTTTCCACCGGGGCGCCGCGCCGGCTGCTCCAGCCGCCCGAGCCGGGCGTGTTGGCCGACGCCGACCCCGGGGCCCTGTCCGACCTGGTGCCGGACACCGTGCTGGACGGCGCCCGCCATGCCTCCCTGGTGCTGCGCGCCGTGTCCGCCCGCGGCGGCTCCGCCCGCCAGCGCGGCGAACCGCGCGGCGACGCGCTGCTCACCGCCTGCTTCGGCACCGGCCGCGAGGCGCTGCTCTTCGTCGCCGTGGCGAAGGGTGGCCCTCCCGGCCACGGGGGCGTGGCCCGAGGGGCAGGCTCCAGCTCCGTGCCCGCCGGCCGCCGCGCGGCGCGGGAACTCTGCCAGACGATCGGCGAGGCCGTCGGCCGCAGCCGCGCCCGCCTGGTGGAGGACATCGCCACGGACCGCCGCGCCACGCTGTCCAGCGGCCTGAAACGACTCACCGACCGCTGCTACGGGCGGCTGCGCGCCCAGGCCGCTGCGCTCTCCCTCGCGCCCGACGCGTACAGCGCCGACCTGCGTTGCCTGCTGCTGCCGGCCGATCCGGACTGCGCGACCCGGGTCGTCTTCGGCACCGGCAGCGGGGGTCTCTTCCGCCTGCGCGACGGGGAGTGGACGGATCTGGAGCCGGTCGAGGAGCACGCTGCGACCCCGCCGCGCTGGCGCGCGGCCCACCTGCCCGACCCGCGGCTGCCGCAGGGTGAGGGCGGCGAGGAGGACGGGGCGGAGCCGGGCGACGGCGCCGCCGGGCGGGCGCTCCCGCCCCCGTTCCGCTTCCGGGTGGTCGCCACCGAGCCGGGCGACGCGCTGCTGCTGTGCAGCGCCGGCCTCGCCGTGCCGCTGCGCGGGGACCCGGCCTTCGCGGACACGCTGGCCTCCCGGTGGGCGGGCGCGGAAGAGCCGCCGGCACCGGCGACGTTCCTCACCGACGTCCAGGGGCCGGCACCGGCCTACGGCGACGACCGTACGGCGGTCGCCGTCTGGCAGGTCCCCACCGGCTGA
- a CDS encoding PPOX class F420-dependent oxidoreductase, whose amino-acid sequence MTDTSGRAPEPLTGAERDYLASQRLGRLATVDGHGQPQANPVGFFPQKDGTVLIGGRAMGDTKKWRNLLRNPKLSLVVDDLVSVRPWRVRGVEIRGEAELLTGPHELGPFFSDEVIRIHPRWVHSWGLED is encoded by the coding sequence ATGACGGACACATCGGGGCGCGCGCCGGAGCCGTTGACCGGGGCCGAGCGCGACTACCTGGCCTCGCAGCGACTCGGCCGGCTCGCGACCGTCGACGGGCACGGGCAGCCGCAGGCCAATCCCGTCGGCTTCTTCCCGCAAAAGGACGGCACCGTGCTGATCGGCGGCCGGGCGATGGGCGACACGAAGAAGTGGCGCAACCTGCTGCGGAACCCGAAGCTCTCCCTCGTCGTGGACGACCTGGTGAGCGTACGGCCGTGGCGGGTGCGGGGCGTGGAGATCCGGGGCGAGGCGGAACTGCTGACCGGGCCGCACGAACTGGGGCCGTTCTTCAGCGACGAGGTCATCCGCATCCACCCGCGCTGGGTGCACAGTTGGGGGCTGGAGGACTGA
- a CDS encoding methylated-DNA--[protein]-cysteine S-methyltransferase: MLYTTHPTPLGDLLLAGPERGVLAWISMPGQKGGAVVGTGWRRDDEAFRDAQEQFDAYFAGDLKEFDLVHATAGTVFRERVWAALDEIPYGSTVSYGALADMAGVDRRAVRAVGGAVGSNPLTVVHPCHRVVGASGSLTGFAGGLDRKRTLLTLEGALPAPL; the protein is encoded by the coding sequence ATGCTGTACACCACCCACCCCACGCCCCTGGGCGACCTGCTGCTCGCCGGACCCGAGCGCGGCGTGCTCGCCTGGATCTCCATGCCCGGCCAGAAGGGCGGCGCCGTCGTCGGCACCGGCTGGCGGCGCGACGACGAGGCGTTCCGCGACGCGCAGGAGCAGTTCGACGCCTACTTCGCGGGCGATCTCAAGGAGTTCGACCTGGTGCACGCCACCGCCGGCACCGTCTTCCGCGAGCGCGTCTGGGCGGCCCTGGACGAGATCCCGTACGGCTCGACCGTCAGCTACGGCGCGCTCGCCGACATGGCCGGCGTCGACCGGAGGGCGGTGCGGGCGGTGGGCGGCGCCGTGGGTTCCAACCCGCTGACCGTCGTACACCCCTGCCACCGGGTGGTCGGGGCGAGCGGTTCACTCACCGGCTTCGCGGGCGGCCTGGACCGCAAGCGCACGCTGCTCACCCTGGAGGGAGCGCTGCCCGCCCCGCTGTGA
- a CDS encoding AlkA N-terminal domain-containing protein, producing the protein MTTEDSRYEAVRSRDARFDGVFFLGVTSTGIYCRPSCPAVTPKRENVRFHPTAAAAQGAGFRACRRCRPDAVPGSPEWDVRADVVGRAMRMIGDGVVDREGVAGLAARLGYSARQVQRQLTAELGAGPVALARAQRAHTARVLLQTTTLPVTEIAFAAGFASVRQFNDTIRETYDATPSGLRAARRGGLGSAGPAPAAGENGATGTGGGPYAGVPLRLAYRGPYAAGRILDFLARRAVPGIEEVRGEAPARTYRRTLALAYGTGVVEVDERTGSTASGRHGWLDARLRLTDLRDLTAAVQRVRRLFDLDADPYAVAERLGGDPALGPLLAADPGLRSPGSADGDEIAVRAVLGQQVTVAAARTLAGRLVAAHGKPLPVPDGALTHLFPEPGALADAPLDELGMPGSRKRTLRTLSAALDGGRPPGAEGVAAAGGWGPVVLAPGADREEAVRALLALPGIGPWTADYVRMRALGDPDVFLPGDVGVRHGLAAVGAAPAAADRWRPWRSYALHHLWNAARPRTFEENT; encoded by the coding sequence GTGACCACAGAAGACAGCAGGTACGAAGCAGTACGCAGCCGTGACGCGCGGTTCGACGGTGTGTTCTTCCTGGGCGTCACGAGCACCGGGATCTACTGCCGTCCGAGCTGCCCGGCCGTCACCCCGAAACGGGAGAACGTCCGGTTCCACCCCACCGCCGCGGCCGCGCAGGGCGCCGGTTTCCGTGCCTGCCGCCGCTGCCGACCGGACGCCGTGCCCGGCTCGCCGGAGTGGGACGTGCGCGCCGACGTCGTCGGCCGGGCCATGCGGATGATCGGCGACGGCGTGGTGGACCGGGAGGGCGTCGCCGGGCTCGCCGCCCGCCTCGGGTACAGCGCCCGGCAGGTGCAGCGGCAGCTCACCGCCGAACTCGGCGCCGGCCCCGTCGCCCTGGCCCGAGCCCAGCGCGCCCACACCGCCCGCGTGCTCCTCCAGACCACGACCCTGCCGGTGACGGAGATCGCGTTCGCCGCCGGGTTCGCCAGCGTGCGGCAGTTCAACGACACGATCCGGGAGACCTACGACGCGACGCCGAGCGGCCTCCGCGCCGCACGGCGCGGCGGCCTCGGGTCCGCCGGTCCGGCGCCAGCCGCCGGGGAGAACGGCGCGACGGGGACGGGCGGCGGGCCGTACGCCGGGGTCCCGCTGCGGCTCGCGTACCGGGGACCGTACGCCGCCGGCCGCATCCTCGACTTCCTCGCCCGCCGCGCCGTCCCCGGCATCGAGGAGGTGCGCGGTGAGGCCCCCGCGCGCACCTACCGGCGCACCCTCGCCCTCGCCTACGGCACCGGCGTGGTCGAGGTCGACGAGCGCACCGGGAGCACCGCCTCGGGACGGCACGGCTGGCTGGACGCCCGGCTGCGCCTCACCGATCTGCGCGACCTGACCGCGGCCGTGCAGCGCGTGCGTCGGCTGTTCGACCTGGACGCCGACCCGTACGCCGTCGCCGAACGCCTCGGCGGTGACCCGGCCCTCGGCCCGCTGCTCGCGGCGGACCCCGGTCTGCGGTCGCCCGGCTCGGCCGACGGCGACGAGATCGCCGTCCGCGCGGTGCTCGGTCAGCAGGTCACCGTCGCCGCGGCCCGTACGCTCGCCGGACGGCTCGTGGCCGCGCACGGCAAGCCGCTGCCCGTGCCGGACGGCGCGCTCACCCACCTCTTCCCCGAGCCCGGTGCGCTGGCCGACGCACCCCTGGACGAACTGGGCATGCCCGGCAGCCGCAAGCGCACCCTGCGCACGCTCTCCGCCGCGCTAGACGGCGGACGTCCCCCCGGCGCAGAGGGGGTGGCGGCCGCGGGAGGGTGGGGCCCAGTCGTCCTCGCGCCCGGCGCCGACCGCGAGGAGGCCGTCCGTGCGCTGCTCGCCCTCCCCGGCATCGGCCCGTGGACCGCCGACTACGTCCGCATGCGGGCGCTCGGCGACCCCGACGTCTTCCTGCCCGGCGACGTCGGCGTGCGGCACGGCCTCGCCGCCGTCGGCGCCGCGCCCGCCGCCGCCGACCGCTGGCGCCCCTGGCGCAGCTACGCCCTGCACCACCTCTGGAACGCCGCACGTCCCCGCACCTTTGAGGAGAACACCTGA